One Streptomyces sp. NBC_01142 DNA window includes the following coding sequences:
- a CDS encoding LPD29 domain-containing protein has product MTATRNAPATGTHTAGYLALRLPAGTWVRHEDDKARRIWIAQPCACAICVSATLLGAPATHYELRTSDGYEATLVHVRHTSVVPHLHPDELFQVYASPLTRPQTATHLRKTLRQAFPGVRFSVRRGRGWTFSVRWSGGPSDVEVASVTAPLLADYATPGRRRARPVTVTRFGRATYGTPLVDAITLNRR; this is encoded by the coding sequence ATGACGGCGACGCGGAACGCACCGGCAACCGGCACTCACACGGCCGGCTACCTGGCCCTGCGGCTGCCTGCGGGAACGTGGGTCCGCCACGAGGACGACAAGGCCCGTCGCATCTGGATCGCGCAGCCCTGCGCGTGCGCGATCTGCGTGTCCGCGACGCTGCTCGGAGCCCCCGCCACGCACTACGAACTGCGCACGTCCGACGGCTACGAGGCGACCCTCGTCCACGTCCGGCACACCTCGGTCGTTCCCCACCTCCACCCGGACGAGCTGTTCCAGGTCTACGCCTCTCCCCTGACGCGGCCGCAGACCGCGACCCACCTGCGCAAGACGCTGCGCCAGGCCTTCCCCGGCGTGCGGTTCTCGGTACGGCGCGGGCGCGGCTGGACGTTCTCCGTGCGCTGGAGCGGCGGACCGTCGGACGTCGAGGTGGCGAGCGTCACCGCGCCGCTGCTCGCCGACTACGCCACCCCCGGGCGCCGCCGGGCGCGGCCGGTCACGGTCACCCGCTTCGGCCGCGCGACGTACGGAACGCCGCTCGTCGACGCGATCACCCTGAACCGCCGCTGA